Proteins encoded within one genomic window of Fragaria vesca subsp. vesca linkage group LG1, FraVesHawaii_1.0, whole genome shotgun sequence:
- the LOC101301145 gene encoding polygalacturonase-like → MGLKVMNIMAIFMFLLLAATANAQPRTIFDVTSATYGGKPNCDITDALAHAWRDACASPWPSRLVVPSGTYRLRGANFKGPCNAPIEVQIQGTLQAPEDGHQLVNSDSWVAFQYIDRLFLTGGGTFDGSQGRNNYRAINVRFDFVTNSAIQDITSLDSSGFHFNVFMCHDLTFQRLTIQAPKKSSNTDGIHIARSWRINVTDTDIGTGDDCISIGDGTKKLIVTNVNCGPGHGISVGSLGKYSDEQPVYGLVVRNCTFTNTTNGVRIKTWPGSPVTGLASHIHFVDITMNNVQNPIIIDQNYCPGHTCNQQGQSNIKISNIRFRNIRGTSASQVAVNLACSQTLPCEMVELIGIDLAYSGEHNRPILSQCTNVVNPTIVNVRDALACKVQTTELD, encoded by the coding sequence ATGGGTCTTAAAGTGATGAATATCATGGCGATATTCATGTTCTTGTTGCTAGCAGCTACAGCTAATGCCCAGCCCCGTACCATCTTTGACGTGACGAGCGCAACATATGGTGGAAAGCCTAATTGTGATATTACAGATGCCTTAGCACACGCTTGGAGAGATGCTTGTGCTTCACCATGGCCGAGCAGACTCGTTGTTCCAAGCGGCACATACCGGTTAAGAGGAGCAAACTTTAAAGGTCCTTGCAACGCTCCTATTGAGGTGCAAATCCAAGGAACGTTGCAAGCTCCCGAAGATGGCCACCAACTCGTGAACTCGGATTCCTGGGTTGCTTTTCAGTACATTGACAGGCTCTTCTTAACAGGAGGAGGAACTTTTGATGGCTCCCAAGGTCGGAATAATTATCGTGCCATTAACGTGAGGTTCGACTTCGTCACCAACTCGGCAATTCAGGACATAACTTCCCTTGACAGCTCAGGTTTCCACTTCAACGTTTTTATGTGCCATGATCTTACATTCCAGCGTTTAACCATCCAAGCACCAAAGAAGAGCTCGAATACAGATGGAATCCACATTGCACGTTCATGGAGAATCAACGTAACCGATACAGACATCGGAACCGGAGATGATTGTATCTCCATCGGTGATGGCACTAAGAAGCTCATAGTAACCAATGTTAATTGCGGACCAGGCCATGGAATAAGCGTTGGAAGTCTTGGAAAGTATAGTGATGAACAACCGGTGTATGGCCTCGTTGTCAGGAACTGCACCTTCACGAACACAACAAATGGTGTGAGGATCAAGACATGGCCGGGGTCTCCCGTTACCGGTTTGGCCTCACACATACACTTCGTGGATATTACAATGAACAATGTGCAGAACCCCATCATAATAGACCAAAACTACTGCCCAGGGCATACTTGCAATCAACAGGGTCAGTCGAACATTAAGATTAGTAACATCAGATTCAGGAACATCAGAGGCACATCTGCATCTCAAGTTGCCGTCAACCTCGCATGTAGTCAGACCTTACCATGTGAGATGGTGGAACTGATAGGCATTGATCTCGCATACAGTGGAGAACACAATCGACCTATCTTATCTCAATGTACTAATGTCGTCAATCCCACAATTGTTAACGTGAGGGACGCTCTTGCTTGCAAAGTGCAGACTACCGAACTAGATTAA